The following are encoded together in the Chiroxiphia lanceolata isolate bChiLan1 chromosome 8, bChiLan1.pri, whole genome shotgun sequence genome:
- the SLC18A3 gene encoding vesicular acetylcholine transporter has translation MSEAGGAGRARAAVERLSEAVGERRRQLGTAMGEARRQRRLLLMVVCVALLLDNMLYMVIVPIIPDYIAAMRGGGGAAGPSVPAGGNGSGGGNRSLLPARYPPATGGNEDVQIGVLFASKAMLQLLVNPLSGTLIDRVGYEVPLLAGLAVMFLSTATFAFAENYATLFAARSLQGLGSAFADTAGIALIADRYAEEPARSRALGTALACISFGSLAAPPFGGVLYEFAGKRVPFLVLACVCLLDGLLLLALAPPGATGARANMPVGTPIHRLMVDPYIAVVAGALATCNIPLAFLEPTIANWMKDSMGASEWEVGLTWLPAFFPHVLGVYVTVRLAAAYPHLQWFYGALGMAIIGASSCLVPACRNFGQVIIPLCGICFGIALVDTALLPTLAFLVDVRHVSVYGSVYAIADISYSVAYALGPIVAGQIVHTMGFAQLNLGMGLANVLYAPVLLFLKNVCQMKPSHSERNILLEEGPKGLYDTIKMEERKGVGKSLQPAGEMDENGMDSYHRDLKGVSEEDSSDYEYS, from the coding sequence ATGTCGGAggcggggggcgcgggccgGGCGCGGGCCGCCGTGGAGCGGCTCTCGGAGGCGGTGGGCGAGCGGCGGCGGCAACTGGGCACCGCCATGGGGGAggcgcggcggcagcggcggctgCTGCTGATGGTGGTGTGCGTGGCGCTGCTGCTGGACAACATGCTCTACATGGTCATCGTGCCCATCATCCCCGACTACATCGCGGCCATGCGTGGCGGCGGGGGCGCCGCCGGCCCGTCCGTGCCCGCGGGGGGCAacgggagcggcggcggcaaCCGGAGCCTCCTGCCGGCGCGGTACCCGCCGGCCACGGGGGGCAACGAGGACGTGCAGATCGGGGTGCTCTTCGCCTCCAAAGccatgctgcagctgctggtgaaCCCCCTCAGCGGCACCCTCATCGACCGCGTGGGCTACGAGGTGCCGCTGCTGGCCGGGCTGGCCGTCATGTTCCTCTCCACCGCCACCTTCGCCTTTGCCGAGAACTACGCGACGCTTTTCGCGGCGCGCAgcctgcaggggctgggatcGGCCTTCGCCGACACCGCCGGGATCGCCCTCATCGCCGACCGCTACGCCGAGGAGCCGGCGCGGAGCCGCGCCCTGGGCACGGCGCTGGCCTGCATCTCCTTCGGCAGCCTGGCCGCACCCCCCTTCGGCGGCGTCCTCTACGAGTTCGCAGGCAAGCGGGTGCCCTTCCTGGTGCTGGCCTGCGTCTGCCTCCTCGAcgggctgctgctgctggccctggcacCGCCCGGCGCCACCGGGGCACGGGCCAACATGCCTGTCGGCACCCCCATCCACCGCCTCATGGTCGACCCCTACATCGCCGTGGTGGCAGGGGCCCTGGCCACCTGCAACATTCCCCTGGCCTTCTTGGAGCCCACCATCGCCAACTGGATGAAGGATTCCATGGGGGCCAGCGAGTGGGAGGTGGGCCTCACCTGGCTGCCCGCCTTCTTCCCCCACGTGCTGGGTGTCTACGTCACCGTCCGGCTGGCTGCTGCGTACCCCCACCTTCAGTGGTTCTACGGGGCCCTGGGCATGGCCATCATCGGCGCCAGCTCCTGCTTGGTGCCAGCCTGCAGGAATTTTGGGCAGGTCATCATTCCCCTGTGTGGCATCTGCTTCGGCATCGCCCTGgtggacacagccctgctgcccaccctggctTTCCTGGTGGACGTGCGCCACGTCTCTGTCTACGGCAGCGTCTACGCCATTGCAGACATCTCCTACTCGGTGGCGTACGCCCTGGGGCCCATCGTGGCTGGCCAGATTGTGCACACCATGGGCTTTGCACAGCTCAATCTGGGCATGGGGCTCGCCAATGTGCTTTATGCCCCGGTCCTCCTCTTTCTCAAAAACGTCTGCCAAATGAAACCCTCTCACTCTGAGAGGAACATCCTCCTTGAGGAAGGACCTAAGGGACTCTATGACACCATCAAAATGGAGGAGCGCAAAGGCGTGGGCAAAAGCCTGCAGCCAGCGGGTGAGATGGATGAGAATGGCATGGACTCATACCACAGGGACCTGAAAGGGGTGTCTGAGGAGGACTCATCAGACTATGAGTACAGTTAG